In one window of Thalassococcus arenae DNA:
- a CDS encoding TRAP transporter small permease has protein sequence MSSHYEPKSAFGRFIHELEETVIAIILGAMVIVTFVNVVLRYGFNTGFIWGLEVVTFLFAWLVLFGVSYAVKTTAHLGVDAITNLVSPAARRALALLAAAICLAYAFLLLKGAWDYWANFANLPQTTGRWFPTGLEEMKRTSYRGWYEVVDIPFPEWLRWIQPIMNEGEDYEKLPRFIPYFILPFGCALLLFRFVQVTLRIWKGEAESLIVSHEAEDAVEDVAHMNREG, from the coding sequence ATGTCGTCACATTACGAACCGAAATCGGCGTTCGGCCGGTTCATCCATGAGCTTGAGGAAACGGTCATCGCGATCATCCTCGGCGCGATGGTGATCGTGACCTTTGTCAACGTCGTCCTGCGCTACGGCTTCAACACCGGATTCATCTGGGGTCTCGAGGTCGTCACGTTCCTGTTCGCCTGGCTGGTGCTGTTCGGGGTCAGCTACGCGGTCAAGACCACAGCGCATCTGGGCGTCGACGCGATCACCAACCTGGTGTCGCCCGCCGCGCGCCGGGCGCTGGCGCTGCTGGCGGCGGCGATTTGCCTGGCCTACGCGTTCCTGCTGTTGAAGGGCGCGTGGGATTACTGGGCGAATTTCGCAAATCTGCCCCAGACCACCGGACGCTGGTTTCCGACCGGCCTGGAAGAGATGAAGCGGACCTCGTACCGCGGCTGGTACGAAGTCGTCGATATCCCGTTCCCGGAATGGCTGCGCTGGATCCAGCCGATCATGAACGAGGGCGAAGACTATGAGAAGCTGCCGCGCTTCATCCCCTATTTCATCCTGCCTTTCGGCTGTGCGTTGCTGCTGTTCCGTTTCGTCCAGGTCACCCTGCGGATCTGGAAGGGCGAGGCCGAAAGCCTGATCGTCAGCCACGAAGCCGAAGACGCCGTCGAAGACGTCGCCCACATGAACCGCGAGGGCTGA
- a CDS encoding DctP family TRAP transporter solute-binding subunit, which translates to MKKFLTTAVAATALMTGATGAMAACEGDEIVIKFSHVTNSDKHPKGIAASLLMERVNAEMNGKACMEVFPNSTLYNDDQVLEAMLQGDVQLAAPSLSKFEQFTKQFRIFDLPFMFRNIEAVDAFQNSETGQAMKESMVRRGLLGLEFWHNGMKQMSANKPLISPSDAAGLKFRVQPSDVIKAQMEAIGVSPQPMAFSEVYGALQTGVVDGQENTWSNIYGQKFFEVQDGITETNHGIIDYMVVTSVDWWESLPEDVSSQLRTILNEVTVERNAAVGQVDADARQAVLDAGATIRELTPEQRQEWVDAMKPVWEQFKDDVGQENIDAAQAINASM; encoded by the coding sequence ATGAAGAAGTTTCTAACGACCGCCGTGGCGGCCACTGCCCTGATGACGGGTGCGACCGGCGCGATGGCGGCTTGCGAAGGCGACGAGATCGTCATCAAGTTCAGCCACGTCACCAACTCCGACAAGCACCCCAAGGGTATCGCCGCGTCGTTGCTGATGGAGCGCGTCAATGCCGAGATGAACGGCAAGGCCTGCATGGAGGTCTTCCCGAACTCGACACTCTACAATGACGACCAGGTGCTCGAGGCGATGCTGCAAGGCGACGTCCAGCTGGCGGCGCCGTCGCTGTCGAAATTCGAGCAGTTCACCAAGCAGTTCCGCATTTTCGACCTGCCCTTCATGTTCCGCAACATCGAAGCCGTGGACGCGTTCCAGAACTCCGAAACCGGCCAGGCGATGAAGGAATCGATGGTGCGCCGCGGTCTGCTGGGCCTGGAATTCTGGCACAACGGCATGAAGCAGATGTCGGCCAACAAGCCGCTGATCTCGCCGTCCGACGCTGCCGGTCTGAAATTCCGCGTGCAGCCTTCGGACGTGATCAAGGCGCAGATGGAAGCGATCGGCGTCAGCCCGCAGCCCATGGCCTTCTCGGAAGTCTACGGCGCGCTGCAGACCGGCGTCGTGGATGGCCAGGAAAACACCTGGTCCAACATCTACGGCCAGAAATTCTTTGAGGTGCAGGACGGCATCACCGAAACCAACCACGGCATCATCGACTACATGGTCGTGACCAGCGTGGACTGGTGGGAAAGCCTGCCCGAGGATGTCAGCAGCCAGCTGCGCACGATCCTCAACGAGGTGACGGTCGAGCGCAACGCCGCGGTCGGCCAGGTCGATGCCGATGCCCGCCAGGCGGTGCTCGATGCCGGCGCGACGATCCGCGAACTGACGCCCGAGCAGCGCCAGGAATGGGTCGATGCCATGAAGCCGGTCTGGGAGCAGTTCAAGGACGATGTGGGCCAGGAAAACATCGACGCGGCCCAGGCGATCAACGCCTCGATGTAA
- a CDS encoding sensor histidine kinase encodes MTRKPVHPALLLALFLTLTAALGGAVWRYGYGQALDQVAARGQSDLALAADRLVTQLRRYREFAVLMAEHPVLSPLHDGAEADQAAAVLQGAVDKIGPLAAFYADPAGRVLASSAGPVPEGLREAPYFKRALNGALGAAHGPRQDGRGRTYSFAAPTFRPDGRVRGVLVVVADIESLEQDWRASVPSVYFLASDDSVFVTNRSEILGWRDTGAGRMALPDGSQQAATIRQFQGHTIWRQDFSRYIPAQALHLVQDLPVIDMTGVALVDVAPAQRLALLQAAVVMAVCLVFGAALWLVTERRRVLAAANAVLEERVSARTRALERTNMALRREVHEREEAEAALKRAQAELVQAGKLSALGQMSAGISHELNQPLMAIRQYADNGASLLDKGRTGEAGQNLRRISDMAARAARIIKNLRAFARNESEPMGRVDLVAVIDSAAELTEARLRSEGVVLDWRPGQTSGPVWARGGEVRLTQVFVNLINNAADAMTGQQNKRIDIALQRGAKLVVTVRDVGPGIADPERVFEPFYTTKAVGSGDGMGLGLSISYGLVQSFGGNIRGSNTENGAMFTVELDPWQEEVAA; translated from the coding sequence ATGACACGCAAACCGGTACATCCTGCGCTGCTGCTTGCGCTGTTCCTGACGCTGACCGCGGCCCTGGGCGGCGCGGTCTGGCGGTATGGCTATGGCCAGGCGCTGGACCAGGTGGCGGCGCGCGGGCAATCGGACCTGGCGCTGGCGGCGGACCGGTTGGTGACGCAGTTGCGCCGTTACCGCGAGTTCGCCGTGCTGATGGCCGAACACCCCGTGCTGTCGCCCTTGCATGACGGCGCAGAGGCGGACCAGGCCGCCGCGGTGCTGCAGGGCGCAGTCGACAAGATCGGGCCATTGGCGGCCTTCTATGCCGATCCCGCGGGGCGCGTGCTGGCATCCTCGGCCGGCCCGGTACCGGAAGGCTTGCGCGAGGCGCCGTATTTCAAGCGCGCCCTGAACGGGGCCCTGGGGGCCGCGCATGGGCCGCGACAGGACGGGCGCGGGCGGACCTACAGCTTTGCTGCGCCGACCTTCCGTCCCGATGGCCGGGTCCGCGGGGTGCTTGTGGTGGTGGCCGATATCGAAAGCCTGGAACAGGATTGGCGCGCCTCTGTGCCCAGCGTCTATTTCCTGGCATCCGACGACTCTGTCTTCGTGACAAACCGCAGCGAAATCCTGGGATGGCGGGACACCGGCGCAGGCCGCATGGCGTTGCCGGACGGGTCGCAGCAGGCGGCGACGATCCGCCAGTTTCAGGGACACACGATCTGGCGTCAGGATTTCAGCCGCTACATTCCCGCCCAAGCCCTGCACCTGGTACAGGATCTGCCGGTGATCGACATGACCGGCGTGGCTTTGGTCGATGTCGCGCCGGCGCAGCGCCTGGCCTTGCTGCAGGCAGCCGTGGTGATGGCGGTCTGCCTGGTCTTCGGCGCGGCGCTGTGGCTGGTGACGGAGAGACGCCGGGTGCTGGCGGCTGCGAACGCCGTGCTCGAGGAACGCGTTTCGGCCCGGACCCGGGCGCTGGAGCGCACCAACATGGCGTTGCGCCGCGAAGTGCACGAACGCGAAGAGGCCGAGGCCGCGCTGAAACGCGCACAGGCCGAACTGGTCCAGGCCGGCAAGCTGAGCGCGCTCGGCCAGATGTCGGCGGGCATCAGCCACGAACTGAACCAGCCCCTGATGGCGATCCGGCAATATGCCGACAACGGTGCATCGTTGCTGGACAAGGGCCGGACCGGCGAGGCCGGGCAAAACCTGCGGCGCATTTCCGACATGGCCGCGCGGGCCGCGCGGATCATCAAGAACCTGCGGGCCTTCGCCCGCAACGAAAGCGAACCGATGGGCCGCGTCGACCTTGTTGCGGTCATCGACAGCGCGGCGGAGCTGACCGAGGCGCGGTTGCGCTCGGAAGGGGTGGTCCTCGACTGGCGGCCCGGTCAAACGTCCGGGCCGGTCTGGGCACGCGGCGGCGAAGTGCGGTTGACGCAGGTTTTCGTCAATCTCATCAACAACGCGGCCGACGCGATGACCGGGCAGCAGAACAAGCGCATCGACATCGCCCTGCAGCGCGGCGCCAAGCTGGTGGTGACGGTACGCGACGTCGGCCCGGGCATCGCCGACCCCGAACGGGTGTTCGAGCCGTTCTACACCACCAAGGCGGTGGGCAGCGGTGACGGGATGGGGCTGGGGCTGTCCATCTCGTACGGGCTGGTGCAGAGTTTCGGCGGCAACATTCGCGGCAGCAACACGGAGAACGGCGCCATGTTCACGGTCGAACTGGACCCCTGGCAGGAAGAGGTGGCGGCATGA
- a CDS encoding sigma-54-dependent transcriptional regulator: MTRRVLLVDDDAAVRAALGQTLDLAEFQAITAGSFVEAKDHIRPAFDGVIVSDIRMPGRDGFHLLDYARETDPDLPVILLTGEGDIPMAVRAMSAGAFDFLEKPCAPDDLCTVIERALRTRALVLENRRLKAQLETGDPAARLIFGISKQAEALRARVRAAARAGTEVLVTGAPGTGISKVAEVVHLCSPNAKGPFEKRAAAGLDRAGFEAVWAACTGGTLFLDEIAAAPVDTQMALLDALEHGGARLIAGSVRDIAAAVAQGMLSSDLFYRLEVMQVRIPALSERPEDIPVLFRHYVAQAAENAGIAPPEITQDHLAALMAQDWPGNARSLMSAAMRFVLGVPEEVFQARDLGLAEQMAQVERSLLAAALGRHNGRAAQAAQALKLPRKTFYDKLAKYGLKPETYRRDG, translated from the coding sequence ATGACCCGCCGGGTGTTGCTGGTGGATGATGACGCGGCCGTGCGCGCGGCCCTGGGCCAGACGCTGGACCTGGCCGAGTTCCAGGCGATCACCGCCGGTTCCTTTGTCGAGGCCAAGGACCATATCCGGCCGGCATTCGACGGTGTCATCGTCTCGGATATCCGGATGCCGGGCCGCGACGGGTTCCACCTGCTGGACTACGCCCGCGAGACCGATCCCGACCTGCCGGTGATCCTGTTGACCGGCGAAGGCGACATACCGATGGCGGTTCGGGCGATGTCGGCCGGTGCATTCGATTTCCTGGAAAAACCCTGTGCACCGGACGATCTGTGCACGGTGATCGAACGTGCCCTGCGCACACGCGCCCTGGTGCTGGAAAACCGCAGGCTCAAGGCGCAGCTCGAAACCGGCGATCCGGCGGCGCGATTGATTTTCGGTATCTCCAAACAAGCAGAGGCGCTGCGCGCCCGGGTGCGCGCTGCCGCCCGCGCCGGAACCGAAGTGCTGGTCACGGGGGCGCCCGGTACCGGGATATCCAAGGTGGCCGAGGTCGTGCATCTGTGTTCGCCGAACGCCAAGGGTCCCTTCGAAAAGCGCGCGGCTGCCGGGCTGGACCGCGCCGGGTTCGAGGCAGTCTGGGCGGCATGTACCGGCGGGACGCTGTTTCTGGACGAAATCGCCGCCGCGCCGGTCGACACGCAGATGGCTTTGCTGGACGCTCTCGAACATGGCGGGGCGCGGCTGATCGCGGGGTCCGTGCGCGATATCGCTGCGGCCGTGGCGCAGGGCATGCTGTCCTCGGACCTGTTCTATCGGCTGGAGGTGATGCAGGTGCGAATTCCGGCGTTGTCGGAACGACCCGAAGACATCCCTGTCCTGTTCCGGCATTACGTGGCTCAGGCCGCGGAAAATGCCGGCATCGCGCCGCCCGAGATCACCCAGGATCACCTTGCCGCGTTGATGGCGCAGGATTGGCCCGGCAACGCGCGATCGCTGATGTCGGCAGCCATGCGGTTCGTGCTGGGGGTCCCCGAGGAGGTGTTTCAGGCGCGCGATCTGGGGTTGGCCGAGCAGATGGCACAGGTCGAACGGTCGCTGCTGGCCGCCGCTCTGGGGCGTCACAACGGCCGTGCCGCGCAAGCAGCCCAAGCGCTGAAACTGCCGCGCAAGACCTTTTACGACAAGCTCGCCAAGTACGGGCTGAAGCCGGAAACCTACCGCCGGGACGGTTGA